The Pochonia chlamydosporia 170 chromosome Unknown PCv3seq00008, whole genome shotgun sequence sequence TCGATGAAGCCGTTTTGTaggatggtgatgtttggGTACTCTTCCTGTTTCATCTCGCGACtgacgacaatgacattctcttttgcctttgaaCCTAACGGGTTGAAGTCTCCATGGGATGTGACAACTTCATAAGTCTTGCGACCCATGATGTAAATGTCAAACTGGGCATAGAGTGCGTCGAAGTCTATGCTTGTGTCCTCGACTATCCAGTCTGTTGAGCCGTCCGGTGAGGCGATGAAGCCGTCGAGCGATATCGCGGCATTGTAGCGAACACGGCGCATTTTGAGAGAActgatgatgttgagaagaGAATTTTTGACGAGGACCAGTTCACGAAGTGTTGTGTGTATTGCTGGCTTCGGCGTGAATCACCAGCGGGGTGAGACCTCCAACTGGGGCTGATGTTGCGACGATGCTTTTCTTGGCGTCAGGTTGTTTTGAGTAATCTTGCAGACAGCAAGGTGTAGGGGCATATAACTCAGACTATCTAATTCCATTTGTTAAATGTTCCTTTCGCCACGGAAAATGGCTCAGCGATCATTCTTCAATACGAGGCATTCGATGCCAAAGGCTTGTGAGGGTTACCATTCGACGTCCTTCGGTGGTCATTTTGCGGATGCAGTAGGTCATGTCGTCGAGCCTCAATTATTGGGTGTAGCGACGACTAGAACAACCCCAATCAGTAGACCGTGGTTCAGGTATACGTTTCGGTCATTTGACTATCTCTTCAATTAGTGGACGGTATACCATTTCGTAAAATTATAAGATTGGTAAGCAGGATGCAGGAGTTACTATACGGAGTTCGAAAAGATAGACACACTTATTCGGCACATGAATTTTGTGCCAGACTCTCATAGTCACATATGGTATGAGAAGTCCGTTCAATGAGTATACTCATGGCCCTTCACCTGGCGGTGCGCCAGATATCGTCAAGGATACGACAACAGTCGCCAGCGCTTTCTCGGAATCCGTCAGCCGTGCAATGAGGGTTCTTGAAGCACCTATTCGATAGAAGCGCAGAAAAAAAGTCAGTTCGAAGGCTCACTATGGATAAGAGCATTTCGACATACCCGGGCCCTCACGAGACCGGAAAACGAGAACCGGGGTGGCTGGAATCGATCAAACGCTAGAGGGTGAGTTAAGAGCAGAGTGTCGTCCAGGAGGACTTAGATGCTGAGAGAGATTTTAGGAAGACAGAATAATATTTACCATGTTGATCGTCAACGCTGGAGCTGAAGCCGCTTTCTCCAGGTGAATGGGCGTAGTGAGTGTGAGTGCGAAAACTCGGCGAGGAAGTGGGCGAAGGCAAGCTTATGTGCATGCCGTAGTTGTTCAACGGGTAGATTTCCTTGGGGCCCGAACTCCTAATCAGCTTGCCTGGCGAATCTCATGCTTCCTTCGAAGGCAACTAAATCTCAGTCCCTCGATATCGAACACCGTTACCCCTGCCAGCGCAGCCTTTTGGCTTGGTACCATCCAAGGGTGGCTTACATGCAATGAAAGAGAACTATGTCAGCCAAATCGATGCTAGTATCTATACAAATAGAGACAT is a genomic window containing:
- a CDS encoding riboflavin biosynthesis protein RibD domain-containing protein (similar to Metarhizium robertsii ARSEF 23 XP_007824923.1), with translation MRRVRYNAAISLDGFIASPDGSTDWIVEDTSIDFDALYAQFDIYIMGRKTYEVVTSHGDFNPLGSKAKENVIVVSREMKQEEYPNITILQNGFIDTIRRLKSQDGKDIWFMGGGQLAAPLLEAGLIDTFEMAIMPAVLGKGIKMIAESDKTDKAGYSLDLTGLEKLDKSGIVILKYAVRYGK